The following are encoded in a window of Flavobacterium sp. WC2421 genomic DNA:
- a CDS encoding UvrD-helicase domain-containing protein, with protein MQRPSFSIYDASAGSGKTYALVKEYLKIILVAKKNDAYRNILAITFTNKAVHEMKSRIVGSLSEFAKEEPSNKAQDLMQDLAIDTELSIIEIKTKSQQIIKHIIHNYAAFDISTIDKFTHKVIRAFAHDLNLPMTFEVTLDTENLLVEAVDAIIAQAGEDETLTKLLIDFTMEKTDDDKSWDISREILETGRLVLNENNRNEITHFQDKSITEFVEIKNKLSEACKDLEKQTIVFAEEALTLIDKNGIDTKSFSRGTFPNHINSIQQGKFNPKNKMFHEFDDIAINKTAKDRALIENLIPELIQILATIYTNFEKRDFYKAFLKNITPLSLLNTVSNELAKIQEEQNVLSISEFNAIIHREIQNQPAPFIYERLGERYRHFFIDEFQDTSEMQWQNLIPLIDNALSGQDDFGVKGTLMIVGDPKQSIYRWRGGKAEQFIELSKDQNPFNNPDKRLEHLDKNYRSYSQVIDFNNEFFKLISGEFEHPDYKDLYENHSHQKTNSKTGGYVNISFIPKVEATEEDEEALDKTELYVLATLNTIQKVLREGFEYKDIVILTRKRDQGIAIANYLTEQNIPLLSSETLMIQNATEVRLIIHLLKYLKNNADLEAKAYFLHYIAEHVQDKLAVHDFIAQGMEQKNEVDFENWLTSFDISLSFQNIRKKSLYEAVEIVISKFLSPELAKGGGAYVQYFLDIVLERDVRNQAGITDFLNFWDKNAEKFSIPSPEGNNAVRIMTIHKSKGLEFPVVIMPFAEEDYSRKPKDKLWLDASEMDFGLPKVLIDNSSAVEGFGEEAKSAYDLKKQEELLDNINVLYVALTRAEEQLYIISNMNLTSKGEVKTNNMSAFFINYLNSKDGFEPEKFEYEFGNSAKLSSASKHVDTSKKIEVVAETLDAKNIKIAQREALMWGTHQQESIEYGNVVHEILSFVKTKGDIVLAVEKAIENGLINFGQKELVYQTIQDIVNHRELEFFFAEGNVILNEQTIIQKEGSTIKPDRMVVNNNNEVYLLDYKTGGHNAKYQKQLENYQYAIELMGYKVVKKSLIYIGKEIDVVNL; from the coding sequence ATGCAAAGACCTTCATTCTCCATATACGACGCATCGGCAGGTTCCGGAAAAACCTACGCACTTGTCAAAGAATATTTAAAAATAATTCTTGTTGCCAAAAAAAATGATGCCTATCGCAACATTCTCGCCATTACGTTTACCAACAAAGCGGTACACGAAATGAAAAGCCGAATCGTAGGCAGTCTTTCTGAATTTGCCAAAGAAGAACCAAGCAATAAAGCGCAAGATTTAATGCAGGATTTGGCAATTGATACGGAATTATCTATCATTGAAATCAAAACCAAATCACAGCAAATCATCAAGCATATTATTCACAATTATGCCGCTTTTGATATTTCTACGATTGATAAATTTACGCACAAAGTGATTCGCGCTTTTGCACATGATTTGAATTTACCTATGACGTTTGAAGTTACTTTGGATACCGAAAATCTGCTTGTAGAAGCTGTTGATGCCATCATCGCCCAAGCCGGAGAAGATGAAACATTAACTAAATTGCTCATCGATTTCACGATGGAAAAAACCGATGATGACAAATCTTGGGATATTTCTCGTGAAATTCTCGAAACCGGTCGGTTGGTTTTAAACGAAAATAATAGAAACGAAATCACGCATTTTCAAGATAAATCCATCACTGAATTTGTCGAAATAAAAAACAAACTGTCTGAAGCGTGCAAAGATTTAGAAAAGCAAACTATTGTTTTTGCTGAAGAAGCATTGACCTTAATTGATAAAAACGGGATTGACACCAAATCCTTTTCTAGAGGCACTTTTCCAAATCACATTAATAGTATTCAGCAAGGGAAATTCAATCCTAAGAATAAAATGTTTCATGAGTTTGATGATATTGCAATCAATAAAACGGCAAAAGATCGTGCTTTAATAGAAAATCTAATTCCAGAGTTAATCCAGATTCTAGCAACGATTTATACAAATTTCGAAAAAAGAGATTTTTACAAAGCCTTTCTTAAAAATATCACGCCACTTTCTTTATTGAACACGGTGAGTAATGAATTAGCCAAGATTCAGGAAGAACAAAATGTACTTTCCATCTCGGAATTTAATGCAATTATCCATCGGGAAATTCAAAACCAACCTGCTCCTTTTATATATGAACGATTGGGAGAACGCTACCGTCATTTTTTCATTGATGAATTTCAGGATACTTCCGAAATGCAATGGCAGAACCTGATTCCACTGATTGATAATGCACTTTCAGGTCAGGATGATTTTGGTGTAAAAGGAACTTTGATGATTGTGGGAGATCCAAAACAATCCATTTACAGATGGCGTGGCGGAAAAGCGGAACAATTTATTGAATTGAGTAAAGACCAAAATCCGTTCAATAATCCCGATAAAAGACTCGAACATTTAGATAAAAATTATCGGTCTTATTCTCAAGTAATTGATTTTAATAATGAATTCTTTAAGTTGATCTCTGGTGAATTTGAACATCCAGATTATAAAGATTTGTATGAAAACCATAGTCATCAAAAAACGAATAGTAAAACGGGTGGTTATGTTAATATTTCATTTATACCAAAAGTAGAAGCAACCGAAGAGGATGAGGAAGCGCTAGATAAAACAGAATTATATGTTTTAGCGACTTTAAATACCATACAAAAAGTGTTACGTGAAGGTTTTGAGTATAAAGATATTGTGATTTTGACTCGCAAACGAGATCAAGGAATTGCGATTGCTAATTATTTGACAGAGCAAAACATTCCGCTTTTGTCGTCAGAAACCTTGATGATTCAAAATGCAACTGAAGTGCGTTTGATAATTCATCTTTTAAAATACTTAAAAAATAACGCTGACTTAGAGGCAAAAGCGTATTTTCTGCATTACATCGCAGAGCACGTTCAAGATAAATTAGCGGTTCATGATTTCATCGCCCAAGGTATGGAACAAAAAAACGAAGTGGATTTTGAGAATTGGCTCACGAGTTTTGATATCTCACTTTCGTTTCAAAACATTCGAAAAAAATCATTGTATGAGGCTGTAGAAATTGTGATTTCAAAATTTTTGTCGCCAGAACTCGCTAAAGGTGGCGGAGCGTATGTGCAGTATTTCCTTGATATCGTTTTAGAACGTGATGTTCGTAATCAAGCAGGAATTACTGATTTCTTGAATTTCTGGGATAAGAACGCTGAGAAGTTTAGTATTCCGTCACCAGAGGGAAATAATGCGGTTCGTATTATGACCATACATAAATCAAAAGGACTGGAATTTCCAGTAGTGATTATGCCTTTTGCTGAGGAAGATTATAGTAGGAAACCAAAAGATAAATTGTGGTTGGATGCTTCCGAAATGGATTTTGGTCTGCCTAAGGTTTTAATAGACAATAGTAGTGCTGTTGAAGGTTTTGGTGAAGAGGCAAAATCAGCTTATGATTTAAAAAAACAAGAAGAGCTATTAGATAATATCAATGTTTTATATGTGGCATTAACCCGTGCAGAAGAACAATTGTATATTATTTCAAATATGAACTTAACGAGTAAAGGAGAGGTGAAGACCAATAATATGTCAGCTTTCTTTATTAATTATTTGAATAGCAAAGATGGTTTTGAACCAGAGAAATTCGAATATGAATTTGGAAATTCGGCAAAATTATCATCAGCATCAAAACATGTGGATACTTCAAAAAAGATTGAAGTAGTAGCTGAGACGTTAGATGCAAAAAACATTAAGATTGCCCAACGAGAAGCATTAATGTGGGGGACGCATCAACAAGAGTCCATTGAGTATGGAAATGTCGTACACGAAATTTTATCATTTGTGAAAACTAAAGGAGATATCGTTTTGGCTGTCGAGAAAGCGATTGAAAACGGATTGATCAATTTTGGACAAAAAGAGTTGGTCTACCAAACCATCCAGGATATTGTTAATCATAGGGAATTGGAATTCTTTTTTGCTGAAGGGAATGTTATTTTGAACGAACAAACTATTATTCAAAAAGAAGGAAGTACAATAAAACCGGACCGTATGGTAGTGAATAACAACAATGAAGTCTATTTATTAGATTATAAAACGGGGGGGCATAATGCAAAATATCAAAAGCAATTAGAAAATTATCAATATGCAATTGAGTTAATGGGTTATAAAGTCGTAAAAAAATCATTGATTTACATCGGAAAAGAAATCGATGTAGTAAATTTGTAG
- the kbl gene encoding glycine C-acetyltransferase yields MYGKIKEHLQNELQTIEDNGIFKKERIITSPQGAEITISTGETVLNFCANNYLGLSSHPEVIQAAKDAMDTHGFGMSSVRFICGTQDIHKTLERKISEFYGTEDTILYAAAFDANGGVFEPLLGEGDAIISDSLNHASIIDGVRLCKASRYRYENSNMEDLEQQLIKANEAGSRFKIIVTDGVFSMDGVVAPLDKICDLADKYDAMVMVDECHAAGFIGATGKGTLEAKGVMGRVDIITGTLGKALGGAMGGYTTAKKEIIELLRQRSRPYLFSNSLAPAIVGASIKVFELLEKDTSLRDQLEWNTNYFKAGMKKAGFDIVEGDSAIVPVMLYDAKLSQTMADELLKKGIYVIGFFFPVVPKDKARIRVQLSAAHTKEHLDKAISAFIEVGRLLDVV; encoded by the coding sequence ATGTACGGAAAGATAAAAGAACATCTTCAAAACGAATTACAAACAATAGAAGATAACGGGATATTTAAAAAAGAAAGAATCATTACTTCTCCACAAGGAGCAGAAATTACGATTTCTACAGGTGAAACAGTTTTAAATTTTTGTGCCAATAATTATTTAGGCTTGTCATCTCATCCAGAAGTGATACAAGCTGCGAAAGATGCTATGGATACACATGGTTTCGGAATGTCATCTGTACGTTTTATTTGTGGGACACAAGATATTCACAAAACATTAGAAAGAAAAATCTCGGAATTTTACGGTACAGAAGATACGATTTTGTATGCGGCTGCTTTTGATGCTAATGGTGGAGTTTTTGAACCTTTATTAGGAGAAGGAGACGCAATAATCTCAGATAGTTTGAATCATGCTTCTATTATTGATGGAGTTCGTTTGTGTAAAGCATCGCGCTACCGTTATGAAAACAGTAACATGGAAGACCTAGAACAACAATTAATCAAAGCAAATGAAGCGGGAAGTCGTTTTAAGATAATTGTAACTGATGGAGTTTTCTCAATGGATGGAGTTGTAGCGCCATTAGATAAAATTTGTGACCTCGCTGATAAATATGATGCAATGGTAATGGTTGACGAATGTCATGCCGCTGGGTTTATAGGAGCAACTGGTAAAGGTACGCTTGAAGCAAAAGGAGTAATGGGAAGGGTAGATATTATAACAGGAACTCTCGGAAAAGCTTTAGGTGGAGCCATGGGAGGTTATACTACAGCTAAAAAAGAAATAATCGAATTGTTGCGTCAGCGTTCAAGACCGTATTTGTTTTCTAATTCATTAGCTCCTGCAATTGTAGGGGCGTCAATTAAAGTTTTTGAGCTTTTAGAAAAAGACACTAGTTTAAGAGATCAATTAGAATGGAATACGAATTACTTTAAAGCCGGAATGAAAAAAGCCGGATTTGACATTGTGGAAGGTGATTCGGCTATTGTACCAGTTATGTTATATGATGCTAAGTTGTCCCAGACCATGGCAGATGAATTATTGAAAAAAGGAATTTATGTAATTGGATTCTTTTTCCCTGTAGTTCCTAAGGATAAAGCAAGAATTCGTGTTCAGCTATCTGCAGCACATACAAAGGAACATTTAGATAAGGCGATTTCAGCTTTCATTGAGGTTGGACGTTTATTAGATGTTGTATAA